The sequence CTGGCTTCTCAAAGTCACTATGTTTGTAGATAAACTGGCTGCCAGATGGAAATTCTCTGGGCACTAGGTACAGTTGTAAGCAATCTTTCACATTTGGTATTGACTATCtcacctgatgctttgccagcattgtgaaaGATTTATTCCAAATCATCTGGAGTCCCAAAGGATGCCTACCCCTTATGACTAGGAGCATGCATGAACATATTAACCAGGACTGTTTATATTGGCAAACTTTAATGTGCAACAACCCCTACCAAAACTTGGTCAATGGTGGTCTTGCATAAAAACAGACAAGCAGAGGCCCTATAAGGTGAATAAGATAatataaggggaaaaaaagagagagagagagagagagagagagagagagagagagagagagagagagaaaggaacaGTGCTAAACAACTCTCCAATGAACATATGGGCTGCAGCACTCCAGAAGGTAAGGGTATCCCTCTAACAGGACgtttctcatttatatatctagAAGCTATTAGTATCTTGTTTTATATTTCTTGGCCCAACATGTACTCTATTTTGTTTCTTAAGGCCCTATAAGGGTTTCTTTCCGATATATCAAATGGTCCCCTTAAAATGTGGTCATTAATTAACTTTGTTTTGAGTTGAGCATTTGTTACGAAATGTGATAGTAAGGGTTATACAAAACTCTCCATAATGCTTTTCATACCTTCAACAATCCAAAGTATTAAGGATATGATATAAATTGTCAACCAGACATACATAACATACAACTTGCATTTAGTAGACAAagcaacaacagcaacaacaacaaaaaaaaagtattggagAACAAATGAATCACAATTATTACTTctcaaaataaagtttaaaaaaatgtgaaagaGGAACTTTGTTATCCAGCCCTAGTAACatctcccctgcatgtgactttcttaacacttcatgtaaagagagatctaatgtttaaacttcctttattgcagtctGTTTAAATTATAATTTCTAATCCCCGTCTCTACGAATAGCCTGTAAAAGCATGCACGAGTTTCGTGTGTGATTCAAGTTTGACCATTTGAAGGAGATAAATAGTTTAAAAtcagattgaaaataaaacaattatttttcaatgtgtgaattataaccaggggaggtgttgctagggctgcataaactgaaacaaaagtggtttaactcctaaaatggatgagaattaagcagtgagactacagaggCATCTATgcaccccaaaaaaacaaaacctgctcaattaagctaaagttgttttggtacttatattatccctttaaataaCCTATTTTTCACAAATACCAGCGCAGCTGCAATTCTATTAATGCAAACGTTTTAGGCATGAAAGACACACAGTGCctagaatcctttttttttttatctgttactTAAATTCCTCTATTTATAAAGTATATTTGTTAACAGTCCCAAGCTCATCTTGTGTTTCACATTCTCTACtagttttataattttgttaaagAAATACACTCTTAATTACGCAACACCTTATATCAACGATTTCCAGCATATTGAGAAGATGAGTTTACAAGAAGGCACTGATGTTATAATATAGAACTTTGAATTAACACTTCCATAAATGAACAAGTTTTGAACAGAACAGCCGAACTGTAAATATAGGAAAAAAAGTTCTACAAAACTTTAGGCCAACCTGGCAGCATAGCTGTCAGGGAGTTTTTTTTCTAATCCCAGTATCTTGGCCATAAATTTGTAATTCAGTTGGAATtcttactttattaaataaccaagttagtgaacaaccctgtagGGTATTAAAACACCTCAAATGGTATATTTGATATCATCTTTCCAATATAGGGCAAAATGCACATTTTGGCAATCATATGAATGACAGAACATTAAGTCTGAAAGGTGATTCAAATAGAAAGGTATTGCATAAACGTTTAGGGATACCAGTAAAACAAGCAAGTGTAGTTGGCTTTATTGTGCAAACAAAATGTTTTCTCTGAGCCATTCGCTTGTAATGATAAAAGAGTAACAATAACTGTAAAAACAGCAAAATAAAGTTCAAAGCTTTGTGCATCAATGATGATCTATTGAGTGGTCCACAAAAAGTGCCTACTATAGACAACTTTTGGTTATTATTGAGAAATGTACCTCAAAGTATAAAACGTTGAATTTGCTTTGGTAGAAGTTCGTTATTAAACAAGAGATTAATAAATATTTGTGGGCAAACTATTCACTTTTGATTCTGTAAAACGTGGCATATTACTTCATAATAACAATGTATAGCTTCTAGAGCTAAGGTAGGCAACTGTAAGGTGGTAATATGATTTTAGTCCCTTGCAGTGCAGGCTCTATGTTAACAAAGTTAACACTTGCATGTGACTTTAGCTTGTGTTATGCATGGGTGCTCATGGCAATGTGTAAAATGTTTGCAGTGTTGTTAGGGGGCTCTGTTGTGCACTGTTTAatcaatttgtttaaaatgtaatataaaaagtAATTATGCAGTTTGTTTGTGTAGCCTCCCTCTTGCTTTCATTTGACCACGAAGAGGGACATGGAGCCTTGATGACACCAGATTGTAGAGTGATCTCCACTGGTGGAAGACTAGTTCTACATCTCCCTCTGTTTTGGCTCTTCACATCAGTCACAaatgccacattgcattggagagaCATACAATTGGTCTGCACCCCCCAGAGATGCAGTTGAAAACCTCCCTTGTGGTAGCAGAGGGAGGCACCTAGCCCACAGGGGAGATTCTCTGATCTCACCAGTGTTTCCATTTTGTTGTGGCAACCTCATGTGCCTAGATTGCAAACTTCTGTTCAGGAGCAATAATTAATAAAGTTTTAAACATGTCTAATTAAGTGTTCTTTTTTGAAacctgataaaaaaaattatgcaatATTTATTGTATTCTtggtaaacaaataaatatagccatgaaaaaaaaaaaatcttacacttACAAGGCAGCAGACGAATGAAAACGAAAGATTTCTCTTTTAGGCATTGACATTTTTAAATTGGAAACGTTTAACAATATTACgttatgtaaaataaacaaacatttaacttTTTCTTAACTAAAATGTTGGCTTTTGAAAAGTATAAAAGTAACAATTAGTGCAAATATAactcatatttacaaaaatgatgTGAATATCAATAGAAAGCTGTAATTTATGTGAATCATTGATATATGCTAAATCTGCTATTTCTGATTCTAAAGGGAGACAAAAACTAGAAACAACTTCAGAATATGTGCTATAGTTAACTAGAAatatattttatgatattttGTATTTACAATGCACTTTGacaatttaaaaacacaaaaacaaaaagggaaatcgtacaaaacaaaacaagaaacatGATGCATGGATGGAGAGGCCAGAAGTACAAAGCTAACAATGTATCAACAACATTTATCGGCTATTCGATTAGGGTATATAGTCAAGCACAACAAAACCCTTTTTTCCAGCACAACAATTCAGTGATTTTCACAGACACTTAATGTGGAGAAATCATGGAATAATTGGTTGATaataaagcaaacaaaaacaCCAAAATATTTCAAATTAGATATATGACCAATATAAAACATTTATCTTCTTGTAACAAAGAAAGATTCACTAAACATGCCAACAGTATAATATGAcctccagcaaaaaaaaaaaagacaacatgaaaatgttttttttgtggcTATGGCTAGAGGATAAATTGCCTGATTCTTGGAATGTATcataaaaatgtaatgtttaaCCCTGGCCATGATCTTGAATACCTAGCCTTCAAAGTATAATATTTATCACAATTTCCCAAACATAGATTGCATAGTCTTTGCTTTGAAATATTAATCAAGAGATGAAATGATTATGTATCCCATTGAGCTTAAATAGTTCCTAAATCCTTTTGTATGAACCAACAAGGGCATTGCAGCTGGAGCAATAATGATCCACATCTTTCAACGAATCAATgcaaaatggaatgaggcagcAACCAGCTCCACacctgtaatacaaataataaattagATTATTGTGAGAATTGTCTATTTTTATCTTACATTTTTTCCTTAAAGGGGCTCTTTCAGCAGCATAACTCCAGTTTACTGTTGTAGTTATGTTGCATGAGTGTATGGGTACTTTCTCCTGGTTTAATGTCAAACTGGTTAGTAATGCTTTCACCTAAACCCCTTTTCAGCCACATTGATAATACAGAACTAACACAATACAATGTACACAATAGGAGTAtagagtaattcaaaataaaatacaaaatacatttctgGCCAACATTTATACAAACGCCAGGAGGTTACGCCATTGTAACTGTAGAAAAGAGAAATGTTTACTCAAAAAGATTCATAGTTGCATATAATAATTTATGACGAAGACTGAAGTTCAAATTAAATATTATAATCTTTCTTGTATCTGCTTTTGATCCACAAGACAAGAGTAAAATAAGCCATAACAATCaaccaaaaaaattattatttctaACCGCTTCAAAACTTAAAAATACCAATCATTATTTACTCCAaagaaataattaataataaaaccaataaggAACCATATTAATCAGAGCCTTACATTTTATTACAAGACATGGAGGcccatattgcttaaccctttctgtaCTTAACCACAATAGCAGCAAAGAGAATATAAACATAGACAAATCTTAGAGGAATACTTTCAACCAATCCCTGTATAAAACCAAGCACCACCccagtacttcctctttctctattGCTCTGCAGTTTAAGTCCCATTGTGTTCTCCTTTAATTGTATATTCGTATTGCTATACAGCTATAATTATGAATTATTATTGTACAATGCTGTGTTTATGTGTGGTTTCTGCCCTTTGTGTCTGATCTCCTGGGTCCCAGAACCAGTCAGTGATTTTCTTCGGTTCCTGCTATCAGTTTAggatgtttttttaaatctgataaTTGTGCGTATACTGTTACACCAATTAAATTATTCCTAGACCTACGgtggtggtctctcctccctctctttGGGATATCGGAGCTACCCCTTCCTCTGGTGGGGAGTCTTCTGTCTCCAATTCTCCCCAAATATTGAGGTGGGAGCCATCCCAGACTTTGTAGAAAACTGTTGAGGACCATAACATGGCCATCATGGAGTTTATGTCATCAGCCTTGTCCTAGACTATTTCCCAAGGCCTATTACAAAACTGCTGTGGGAACACTGCAATGCCTGCACCCACTCCACATGTCACAGAGTTGCAACCCCCTCTGTTAGAGTGCCTAAGAAGGCATCCTCCAAATTTAGGCActtgtcccctcatgcctccaactGTGAGACCCACGGTAATGTCCCTGAAAGTGTAAATACGCTACAGAAGAGTCTTTCTGTAGCAGGCAGAATGGGCATGGCCGTGGAAATGTGCATAAGCACATGGAATTGTatgcaaacataaaataatttaccCCAACAGGCACAAACCACCACAAGATAGCCATGCCAGAGCTCCTGAGGTATAACTTAGCCGGGTGGTCATCATCCGTGTACAATATGTGCAACACATCTGAACGGGACGATCATGAAACACAATTGGCTGCTGAACATACACGGTTTGAACTGCAACTGAAACCAGAGAAAACATACGTGGGTtagcaaaagaagaaaaaaaaaatcctctttcaGGTTAGAAAATGTATCAAAGAAAATGTCTACAAAATTTACTGCAGTAGAGTAGgtgtaaatgccagtaataaggGAATATAAAACATGTGAAAGGACTTCATGCATCATATTTTAGCAACTCCAGTTATGGccccaatttaatattttgaatacgcttttcaataaaaaataaaaatagggggaTAAAtcttgaatataatttttttccaaaaatatatatcaaattttaaaaatgtaaaacatatctaaatatattaaaacaatatCAGCATGTTAACAGATTATATGTTCAAAATAGAGTATAAGGGCAATATAAAGGAAATAAATTCTCGTTTGGTCAGCAATATCATGGGTACATGTCCATGTCTTTGGTTTTTGTTCATAAATACCCCATTACACACTCTGAGCGGATTCTCACCTCTTATAACTATATTGTTTTTTAGGATTACTGTGAAAATGTCTAAACACAAGGTATCAACTTTTTATTGCACCATGTTAAAAATGCAATACAAATTTACAGATAAAATATATTACATCTCTAGCCACCCTGTCACTCCTTTGTctacctaaatatagtacaaCCTTACCTTCATTAGTCTACTGGCTCTGCCTCGATTTGCCtatttggctgacataatcaaaaGTGATGATCTGAGCTAATAACAAAGctttcccattggattggctgagattgccaagtATAAATGCATCTCTCTAAAGGAAAGTTCTGTGTCTCCATGCAaaagggtggatacactgaatgtcagtgctgcatactgtgcagcactgcttcAGGAAGCCATAAGTGtccctaggatgtaatgtaaacactgtcttttctctgaaagataaaaaaaaaaaaaaaactgtttaatgcaaaaagcctgcagggactgactatactcaccagaacaactacaatacgctgtagtagttctggtaatTATATTGACTCTTTGGATTTTAACAGTTAATCCATAAATATTAAGTCAAAGTATCcatatattactgtaggtgaaagtttaggatctagtgatcaccagtcagtgtggtttaataaaaaaaacgacATTGACTGAGTCACACTACACAAAAACTAAGatgttttagattttagaaaaacagacttttctaatatTCGAATATGTGTAAAAGGAGTCATCAGAATTGTAGcggtttaaatggagtccaggagaaatgtgATTATtcaaaagttgcactactgaagacaacagaaaattgcattaagcTGGTCAGCAAGAGCAAAAAAGTGATGAAACCACAGTGGCACTCTGCAAAAGTggcaaaaaatagtttaaaaaaaaaaatttaaaaaaaaatattttttatttttttaagagtgagaaacagatctataagatttggcagaaagaggcaaagcaagttaCAAGAGCTTCCAGAGCACATGCAGACGAGAAAATagcccagtcagtaaaaaaaggggggataaaatattttgtaaatgcaTAAATTAGAAAAGGAAAACAATGATTAGTTAGAATAAAac is a genomic window of Pelobates fuscus isolate aPelFus1 chromosome 8, aPelFus1.pri, whole genome shotgun sequence containing:
- the LITAF gene encoding lipopolysaccharide-induced tumor necrosis factor-alpha factor — its product is MQGPANYQPIPGGYVVPSAPPSYEEATYGHQPYPPQPYPPQPPPPQPYPTQPYPTQPPPPQPGMDAKHMNSAPYIVQPVPMQPPPVAVQTVYVQQPIVFHDRPVQMCCTYCTRMMTTRLSYTSGALAWLSCGGLCLLGCGAGCCLIPFCIDSLKDVDHYCSSCNALVGSYKRI